One Mangrovimonas cancribranchiae DNA segment encodes these proteins:
- a CDS encoding DEAD/DEAH box helicase family protein: MKLKLPELKKIYWQKVRTKNIAKQLLEPSSKLEYNFVSSHRSYTIIENNGIQYCLCSNPDTMPEGFDYVLLTNKKTTEERLENNEIRFKKWIKHPKIKEYTTDEIIESWKGNFSFIEEDLPEGINGLREPQIAALYSILSHLKISDEIGTVVMPTGTGKTETMLTTLIANRCEKIIITVPSDALRTQIFNKFYTLGLLKKFGIVNENALNPRVGILQQNFTESDELLEFINECNVVVTTMSILSKNSNELLVLLSENFSHLFIDEAHHSEARSWNRVRLFFKESKILQFTATPFRNDRKRVDGKIIFNFSLKKAQEQGYFKPISFLPIREYDFKKGDKIIAEKAVEKLREDIASGYNHILMARCENKTRAKEIFEIYEEFEDLNPIMVHSSIANKKAILESIVNCEHKIIVAVNMLGEGFDLPQLKIAAFHDIRKSLPITLQFAGRFTRTSHDDELGNATFIANLADSNVENELSELYAQDSDWNSLLSTLSSDEIEEQIDFNEFIDGFQYLESSKIPFQNIRFALSTVVYKNNFDKDDQDIVVDDTYDLKKFKKGIKGYDDLEYKFSDYNETAKTLVLITAGKSEVEWVNYKEVFGLNWQLTVLYYDTESNLLFIHSSDKSSLYKDLANAVLYDKALMINQLNVFKSFYDVKRVSLQNVGLKEFLNRKIRFTMRVGTDIEEALSIAEQQRGQKAFVFGSGYDEGDKITLGCSYKGRIWSYLRNDLRGFIKWCNKLGKKLIDESIDPNQVLKETLIPQIISDIPKIYPTHIDWDDNFYDNSESRVSFVIDNQEFSLTNCSIGLTNANANGEITFEIKTPSNSIQFKKELFIETIEENQIANFRIVKTSVNNGEILIGTKKFDLTEYLNANPPIVWFADGSRLEGNEYVELKQIILPYPTENLIAWDWSNVDLSKEAQGVVPLRTDSIQYATIQKLIAEDYDIVYDDDYSGEIADVITIKEFDKRIDVQFYHLKFAKDGNINTRIDNFYEVCGQAQKSIHWKHKKGTEFFEHLLKRKTKVRTGEERSRIEKGSSDDLERLLTIAKNKKPMNFEVFIVQPSLSKQSVSESIMTLLGVTENYLKEVGNIDLKVIVNK; this comes from the coding sequence ATGAAATTAAAACTTCCCGAATTAAAGAAAATATATTGGCAGAAAGTTAGGACTAAAAATATTGCCAAACAACTATTAGAACCTAGTTCAAAATTAGAATACAACTTTGTCTCTTCGCATAGAAGCTATACGATTATTGAAAATAATGGAATTCAATATTGTTTGTGTAGCAATCCAGACACAATGCCTGAAGGTTTTGATTACGTTCTATTAACTAATAAAAAAACAACTGAAGAAAGATTAGAAAATAATGAGATAAGATTCAAAAAATGGATTAAACATCCTAAAATTAAAGAATACACGACAGATGAAATAATTGAATCTTGGAAAGGAAATTTCTCTTTTATTGAAGAAGACTTGCCAGAAGGAATAAATGGTTTAAGAGAACCACAAATTGCTGCTTTATATTCAATTTTAAGCCACTTAAAAATTTCAGATGAAATAGGTACAGTTGTTATGCCTACAGGAACAGGTAAAACTGAAACTATGCTTACAACCCTAATAGCTAATAGGTGCGAAAAGATAATTATCACCGTTCCTTCTGATGCCTTAAGAACTCAAATATTCAACAAATTTTATACTTTAGGATTACTTAAGAAATTTGGAATCGTAAATGAAAATGCCTTAAATCCAAGAGTTGGAATTTTACAGCAAAATTTCACGGAATCAGATGAACTGTTGGAGTTTATTAACGAATGCAATGTTGTTGTTACTACAATGAGTATTCTCTCAAAAAATTCAAATGAGCTACTCGTATTACTTTCAGAAAACTTTTCTCATTTATTTATAGATGAAGCACATCATTCAGAAGCTCGTTCTTGGAACAGAGTAAGGCTATTTTTCAAGGAATCAAAAATTTTACAATTTACAGCGACACCTTTCCGTAACGATAGAAAAAGAGTTGACGGTAAAATAATATTTAACTTTTCACTAAAAAAAGCACAAGAACAAGGATATTTTAAGCCTATTAGTTTTCTACCAATTAGAGAGTATGACTTCAAAAAAGGAGATAAAATAATCGCAGAAAAAGCAGTTGAGAAATTAAGAGAAGATATTGCTTCTGGTTACAATCATATATTAATGGCTCGATGTGAAAACAAAACCAGAGCAAAAGAAATATTTGAAATTTATGAAGAATTTGAGGATTTAAATCCTATAATGGTTCATTCTTCAATTGCGAATAAAAAAGCAATTTTAGAGTCAATTGTTAATTGTGAACATAAAATTATTGTTGCTGTAAATATGCTGGGAGAAGGTTTTGATTTACCACAACTCAAAATAGCAGCATTTCACGATATTAGAAAGAGCTTACCAATTACACTTCAATTTGCTGGTAGATTTACAAGGACATCGCACGATGATGAACTTGGCAATGCTACTTTTATTGCCAATTTAGCAGATTCAAACGTTGAAAATGAGTTAAGTGAACTTTACGCACAAGATTCAGACTGGAACTCATTATTATCAACATTGAGTTCTGATGAAATTGAAGAGCAGATAGATTTTAATGAATTTATAGATGGATTCCAATATTTAGAAAGCTCAAAAATTCCTTTCCAGAACATTCGGTTTGCATTAAGTACAGTAGTTTATAAAAACAATTTTGATAAAGATGACCAAGATATTGTTGTAGATGACACTTACGATTTAAAGAAATTTAAAAAAGGAATCAAAGGATATGATGATTTAGAATATAAGTTTTCGGACTATAATGAAACAGCTAAAACTTTGGTTTTGATTACAGCTGGTAAAAGCGAAGTTGAATGGGTAAACTATAAAGAGGTATTTGGTCTAAATTGGCAATTAACAGTTCTTTATTATGATACAGAGAGCAATCTATTGTTTATTCATAGTTCAGATAAATCAAGTCTCTATAAAGATTTAGCTAATGCTGTTCTGTATGACAAAGCTTTAATGATTAACCAATTAAATGTTTTCAAAAGTTTTTACGATGTAAAAAGAGTTTCACTTCAAAATGTTGGTTTAAAGGAATTTTTAAATCGAAAAATTCGATTTACTATGAGAGTTGGAACAGATATAGAAGAAGCATTGTCAATTGCAGAACAGCAAAGAGGACAAAAGGCGTTTGTATTTGGTTCAGGTTACGATGAAGGAGATAAAATAACTTTAGGTTGTTCTTACAAAGGTCGTATTTGGAGTTATTTAAGAAATGATTTAAGAGGTTTCATTAAATGGTGTAACAAACTTGGAAAAAAATTAATAGATGAATCAATCGACCCTAACCAAGTTTTAAAAGAAACCTTGATTCCCCAAATTATAAGTGATATTCCAAAAATTTATCCTACTCATATAGATTGGGATGATAATTTTTACGATAATTCTGAATCAAGAGTTTCGTTTGTTATCGATAACCAAGAATTCAGTTTGACGAATTGCTCAATTGGGCTAACGAATGCAAATGCCAATGGAGAAATAACATTTGAAATTAAAACACCTTCAAATTCTATTCAATTTAAAAAAGAGCTATTTATAGAAACAATTGAAGAAAATCAAATAGCAAATTTTAGAATTGTAAAAACTTCTGTCAATAACGGAGAAATATTAATCGGAACCAAGAAGTTTGACTTGACTGAATATTTAAATGCTAATCCACCAATAGTTTGGTTTGCTGATGGCTCAAGATTAGAAGGCAATGAATATGTTGAATTAAAACAAATAATTTTACCATATCCAACAGAGAATTTAATCGCTTGGGATTGGTCAAATGTTGATTTAAGTAAAGAAGCGCAAGGAGTAGTTCCTTTGCGAACCGATTCAATACAATATGCTACAATCCAAAAACTTATTGCAGAAGATTATGATATAGTATATGATGATGACTATTCAGGAGAAATTGCAGATGTAATAACGATAAAAGAATTTGATAAGAGAATCGATGTCCAGTTCTATCATCTGAAATTTGCAAAAGACGGTAACATAAACACAAGGATAGACAACTTTTATGAAGTTTGTGGTCAAGCACAAAAATCCATTCATTGGAAACATAAAAAAGGAACAGAATTTTTTGAACATCTGCTAAAAAGAAAAACTAAAGTCAGAACTGGAGAAGAAAGAAGTAGAATTGAAAAAGGAAGTTCAGATGATTTGGAAAGACTATTGACTATTGCCAAGAATAAAAAACCAATGAATTTTGAGGTTTTTATCGTGCAACCAAGTTTGTCCAAACAGAGCGTATCGGAAAGTATTATGACATTACTCGGAGTAACTGAAAACTACCTTAAAGAAGTCGGGAATATAGATTTAAAAGTAATAGTGAATAAATAG
- a CDS encoding DEAD/DEAH box helicase codes for MDIFETCHKINDYLIDNQESIARDELIKLLDYHQQNNIQYSGLVNHLIKETGLYPYIDYDSASWQDRFVYEVFKVDTGDIEIPTLHREQSSLLSKLIEGRNVAVSAPTSFGKSFVIDAYISIKKPTNVVIIVPTIALTDETRRRLYKKFAHEYKIITTTEVELADKNIFIFPQERAINYVGKIEQLDILIIDEFYKASSKFDTDRSPTLVKAILKLGKVAKQRYFLAPNISHLKENPFTIGMEFFSLDFNTVFLEKHDFHEELKMMKN; via the coding sequence ATGGATATTTTCGAAACCTGTCATAAAATAAATGATTATTTAATTGATAATCAAGAATCAATAGCTAGAGATGAACTAATCAAACTTTTAGACTATCATCAACAAAATAATATTCAATATTCAGGATTAGTAAATCATTTGATTAAAGAAACTGGCTTATATCCATATATAGATTACGATAGTGCGAGTTGGCAAGATAGATTTGTATATGAAGTATTTAAAGTAGATACTGGGGATATAGAAATACCAACTCTACATAGAGAACAATCAAGTCTTTTAAGCAAATTAATTGAGGGAAGAAATGTTGCTGTTAGTGCACCTACAAGTTTCGGAAAAAGCTTCGTAATTGATGCTTACATTTCAATTAAAAAACCAACAAACGTTGTTATTATCGTTCCAACTATAGCACTAACAGATGAAACAAGAAGAAGACTCTATAAAAAATTTGCGCATGAATATAAAATAATTACAACTACCGAAGTTGAACTTGCAGATAAAAATATATTTATATTCCCACAGGAGCGTGCTATTAATTATGTTGGAAAAATAGAACAGTTAGATATTCTCATCATTGATGAATTCTATAAAGCTAGTTCAAAATTTGATACTGATCGCTCCCCTACTCTTGTAAAAGCTATTTTAAAGCTCGGTAAAGTTGCTAAACAACGTTATTTTTTAGCACCCAATATTAGTCATTTAAAAGAAAATCCTTTCACAATCGGAATGGAATTCTTTTCGCTAGATTTCAATACTGTTTTTCTTGAAAAACACGATTTTCACGAAGAACTCAAAATGATGAAGAATTAA
- a CDS encoding DUF1837 domain-containing protein, whose product MAQTSIDFEILIDDSFVNLKSEREIQHIENKNVLSLINDFADGKWRFRKFQDFIWDNIAETALSYKDRMALIDKSHSALTEAAKKLRLTDLSKNQDGQGSELAEIILYGFMKHHYKALPVVPKIFYKQNVQDNAKGADSVHIIVNDDKTFTVWFGEAKFYNSIEDERLYSIVNSVENSLLSDKLKKENSIVTNVSDLNDLLKDEKDLLEQIKKLLASKTSIDELKPKLHIPILMLYECQITAKNNSLSPKYKKEIIEYHKERAESYFKKQVKKCSKSIFKYSEIHFHLILFPVPEKKPIVDKFIQNVQHYKNQD is encoded by the coding sequence GTGGCTCAAACAAGCATTGACTTCGAAATATTGATTGATGATTCATTTGTAAACCTAAAGTCAGAGAGGGAAATTCAACATATCGAAAACAAAAATGTTTTAAGTCTGATAAATGACTTCGCAGACGGCAAATGGAGATTTCGAAAATTCCAAGATTTCATTTGGGATAATATTGCAGAAACAGCACTTTCTTATAAGGACAGAATGGCGCTAATTGATAAATCACATTCTGCTCTTACAGAAGCAGCTAAAAAATTAAGACTAACAGATCTTTCAAAAAATCAAGATGGACAAGGAAGTGAACTGGCTGAAATTATATTGTATGGTTTTATGAAACATCATTATAAAGCTCTACCTGTTGTTCCTAAAATTTTTTATAAGCAAAATGTACAAGATAACGCTAAAGGTGCTGATAGCGTCCATATAATAGTAAATGATGATAAGACCTTTACCGTTTGGTTTGGGGAGGCAAAGTTTTACAATAGTATCGAGGACGAAAGACTATATAGCATAGTCAATTCTGTTGAAAACTCCTTATTATCAGATAAACTTAAAAAGGAAAATAGCATTGTTACTAATGTTTCAGACTTGAATGATTTACTAAAAGACGAAAAAGACTTACTGGAACAAATAAAAAAGCTACTAGCATCTAAAACCTCGATTGATGAATTAAAGCCAAAACTACATATTCCAATTCTTATGTTATATGAATGCCAGATAACGGCGAAAAATAATTCTCTTTCTCCTAAATACAAGAAAGAAATCATAGAATATCATAAGGAGCGAGCAGAATCGTATTTTAAAAAACAGGTAAAAAAATGTAGCAAATCTATATTTAAGTATTCAGAGATTCACTTTCATCTAATACTATTTCCTGTTCCCGAGAAAAAGCCTATCGTCGATAAGTTCATCCAGAATGTACAACATTATAAGAATCAAGATTAG